TTCATCACCAATTGTTATAATTTCGGCAAACATTTTTATCTATATAATTCATACTATATTTAATCCAAGAAGTACAAAAATAATAAATTGGCAGCATTGTTGTTAATGTGGTGTCCATAATCACTTAAAAATTAAATTATGAAAAAAATCATGCTAATTTTGTTTGGTATAACCTGTATCAGCAATGGGCTTATAGCTCAGATAAATCTCAACAATGCTCTTGACAAGTCGAATGATCTAATAAAAAGTGGACAAGTACCTAAATTAACGAATGATGAAGTTGTAAGTGGTTTAAGAGAAGCATTGACAGTTGGTATAAATAAATCAACGGCCTCTGCATCCGTTACAGATGGGTTTAATAAAAACCCAAAAATAAAAATCCCTTTTCCAAAGGAAGTAATTCAAGTAAAGACAACGGCTGAAAAATTAGGAATGAAGCCACAGGTTGATAAATTTGTTTTGTCTTTAAATCGCGCAGCAGAGGAAGCTTCAAAAGAAGCAGCACCGATTTTTATTAACGCAATAAAATCAATGTCGGTAACAGATGGATTTACGATCTTAAAGGGAGCTGATAATGCGGCCACAGAATTTTTAAATGATAAAACTTCAGCAGAATTAAGGGCTAAATTCAAACCAATTGTTCAGCAAGCAATCAATAAAGTTCAGGTTACCAAATTCTGGACACCATTAGCAACCAATTACAATAAAGTGCCTGGGGCCAAAAAAGTAAATCCTAATCTGGAGGAGTATGTAACACTTAAAGCTATTGAAGGTTTGTTCGTTCTTCTGGCTGAAGAGGAATTAAAAATAAGAAAAGATCCTTCAGCACGAATATCTGATTTATTAAAAAAGGTATTTGGGTGAAAATAAAAAGAATAAACCCATATTATCATACCTAAGAAGAAAAAGGAGAGATTAACAAAATGTTACCCCTCCTTTTTTTTTTTTGAGAATTTGAGTAATTGAGAATTAATGATATTTAGACATAAGCTCATTTCTATTATTTGTTCAAAGAAAATAGTTACATAATAACCACATATTAAAGAAATCCTTAGAAAAATATTTTGAACTTATAATTCAAAGAAGAAAATAATAACTTTGTATTTAAAGCTCATTTTAATGATGAATAGTACAAAGACTGGTATTATTTCAATACTAATTTCATTTATCCTTATTCAATTAGGCTGTACCCCTCCCCGATCAATAACTCAATCAGGTAAAGTTACTCCTCATAAAAATTTTAAAGTTGGAATAGATCTTTCTGCCAATATTCCAACACATTTTGTACAATCCCTTTACCGGAACACTGAAGGAATTGTAAATCCTTTAATGAAAAAAGATACTGTAATTTTAAATGAGAAACTCCTGAAATTGAATGAAACAGCTTTAGCTTATGCAGTTGAGCCCTTAGGTTTTGGTTACAATTATTACATTAGATATGGGGTATATAAAAGGTTTGATTTGGGATATAAATATGCATCGGGTACCCACACAATTGATGGAATGTACCAGTTTTTAGGATCAACAGGAACAATCGATAATCCGGGAGAAAAGGGAAACCATGGTAGTATTGGTATTCAGTATTCTTCTAAAAAATATGAACTTCCCAAATGGAGTGGATTAAATAAAGTGCAAAATTTAATTGGTTTTAAAATGCAACGCAAGGATTTTTTGATTCCTATTGTTTTTAGCATTCCTTTTGGAGAAGAAGAAAGCCTTGGAAACTTTTCATTTGGTTTGGTTTATTCACATACCTTTTTAAAATATGGTTTTGAAAATGAAAACATTTACGATACCACATACACCCAGGCACCAACAAATATTCAGTCTATTCACGATAAAAAAAATTATGCATCTTTTGGTGCTTTTTTCAACTTTAAAATTGGTTATAAATATGCTTATTTTCTTCCTGCATTTGCTTTGTATTACCAGGATTATGGAAGTTTTATGCTTTTAGATCAAAGCATGATCCGCTTTAAAGGACTTACCTTTGTTCCCTCAATTGGTTTGCAAATTAATCCATCTCAGATTGCCAGCAGCATAAAAAAGAAAAAACCAAACAGTAAAAAGAATTAATCTCATGAAGCAACGATTTTTTTTCTCAATTATACTCTTAATTTTTTCTGTAAACGCGCATTCGCAAATATCCGTTGATAATTCACCAAGGCTTAGTAAACAATACTTTAAATCAGGCTTTAGTGATATTAAGGACATTGCATTGGCCCCACTTTATATGGACAAAACCCAATGGATAACATTTTGGGCAATTGCTGGAACAGGTTATTTTGTTTATACTCAGGACCTAAGAGTTCAGCAGTTTTCCCAATTACAAAGAACACCAACTTCAAATGGAATTTCACAACATGTATTAGAGCCATTAGGAAGTGGGCTTTACTCCTCAACATTAATAGGTTTACTCTATTTGCATGGGACCTTGGCAAAAAACGACCGAACAAAGCGGGTGGCCCTGATAAGTGCAAAAACTCTGGTAATTTCTGGACCTATTATCCTTCTTTCCAAGGCTGCTTTTTACCGCGACAGGCCCTATTATTCAGAAAATCCTGATCCTGGTAATTGGCACGGTTTTGCAACAGGCTTAAAAGGCAGCACTAATTTCAAGGATTTTAATTACAGTACTGCTTTCCCTTCAGGACATACCACCTCTGCATTTGCAATTGCAACCATTGTGGCAATGGAATACAAGGATAAGCCAATTATCCCCATTATAGCATACTCTTTAGCAACCTTAACCGGGTTGTCAAGAATACATGATAATAAACATTGGGGGAGTGATGTTTTTGGTGGTGCAGTATTAGGATATGCCTTAGCAAGAGTTATTTACAGCAGAAACAATGCAGAATTTTCAATTTCCCCTTATAAAACTAAAAATGAAACAGGATTTCACCTGGTATTACCAATTAAAGCAGGATCCTAACTTATTTGAGGTAATTTTTTTTACATCAAATACCAAAGCGCGACCTTTTAAGAGATAACTTTTTTTTGATTCATTCGTAAATCTTTAAAGTTACTTTAAAAGTCTAATAATTAATGGTCTATAAAGATTTTTATTCCTTGTAAAGCTATTTTCATGCAAACCTTAGGACTACTGACATTGGATTATTTGCATCAGGCATTTCTTCTTTTAATAAAGTATGCACCTCTCCCCCATTTATAAAACTCTGAATCGCTGTTTCATTTATCAGGCAATGGTCACCCTCCTTGTATGTTTTATGAATTTCCAAGGTATTGTTTTCCGGATTAAAATTACCCCAAATATTTGCATCCTTCTCAATAAACAATTGATTTACCTGTTTATAAAATGCTGCGGGAATAATTCTTTCAGGTGTAGAAGAAACAAGCGATGCATCAAAATTTTCTTTGTAATTCAAAATAGCTTTTTCTCGTTTTTTCTTAAATTCAGGTTCTACCTCTTCCCAGGCCTTTTCATGCAATTCATTAATATTAACATATTCAGGATTTCCAAAAACTGCATTTTCAGCAATGAAATTGTAATTCGAAACAGTTTTATAAATGGGAACCAGGTAATCAACAGCTGCAAGTACCAGTGGTGTCTGCTCACCTTTTATTAATTTCATAATTCCGGAATCCACTACATTTAAATATCTTGCTACATCAGTTTTTTGAACATCCTTACCTGCGCCTTGCCCATGAAACATTGCATTTGCCTGGCCTCCCTGACCAGAGTGATGTTGTAAAGTACCCATGTTTTGAGGATCGTCATACATCAAGGCCTCCTGCATTCCCTGAGGAACAAAATCTTCAAGTTCTATTTCATTAATTTCATATTTGGTTGCGGTATATAGCCTAACCTTATCCTTACTAAATGCAAGAAGATAAAAAACACCATTTTCAAAAACTACTGGAAACAAAGGTGTTAGGTGAAAATTACCAGCTATAAGTTCAAAAGAAGTAAGCTCAACAGGAATTTCATAATGATTGAAATAATTATCTGAAATAAAAACGGCTAGCCCTTTGGATTGACGCCTCCAAAAACCTGTATCATTTATAAGCTCTTTTGCTGGTTTAAGCATGTTTTCAACCTTATCTTTTTTTATCCCTTTTTCAATTAACCGGTTTTCAATTTTTTGTATTGTGCTTTTAAAGTTAATCATATCTTCTCCCTCAAAAGTTTCCTTACCAAAAAAATGAGTTGGCAAGTAAATAGAAATACAAATAGTTGATTTTATTGCAGCTAGTTTTTTGATTTCTTCCCTATTAATCATTTCCATAATTTTTCAGTTTTAAGTAATTTAATATTGTGAATCTTAATTCAATTCTCTTTTGAATTTACTAATTTTAAAGCAGAAATCAAACTCCTTAAAACCAAAAAAGGAACTGTCTATTTAAAACAGTCCCTTTTCAATTAATTCATAAGAGTTAATTATATAACAGGTAATGGAGTGAGGAATCTTGGACAAATTGCACGAAATATAATTAAACCGAACTCAGGTTTATATGTATTCCGAATAACATGTGGTTCCTGTAATAGGAGTGGAACTAAACCCAAATTTCAAAAACTGCTTTTTCAGGTTATGAACTTAAGCAAAGTCAAAAAATTTGACTTAATTAAAGAAACTAAAGTAATTCAGCAATAATTTTTTCAATTGAATACCCTTCTGCCTCTGCCTTGTAATTTCTTACAATCCGATGTCTTAGTATGGGTAAGGCTACAGCTTTTACATCTTCAATATCCGGTGAGTATTTTCCGTTAATCGCAGCATGGCATTTAGCCCCTATCACTAAAAATTGTGAAGCCCTTGGTCCTGCCCCCCAAGTGAGGTATTTATTTACCATTTCAGTGGAGTACTCTGAGCCTGGGCGTGTTTTAGAAGCAAGTTTCACTGCATATTCTAATACATTATCAGCTATTGGGATTCTTCTGATTAAATTCTGAAAATAAATAATCTCCTCCTGCTGCATTACCCTGTTTAATTTAACTTCATCCTGACTGGTTGTTTGCCTTACTATGGAGAGTTCCTCTTCATACTTTGGATAATCCAGCCATACATTAAACATAAAACGGTCTAGCTGGGCCTCAGGAAGCGGATATGTACCTTCCTGCTCAATTGGATTTTGAGTAGCAAGCACAAAAAAAGGATTTCCAAGTTCGTAGCGCTTTCCCCCAGTGGTAATGGATTTTTCCTGCATAGCCTCAAGTAGTGCTGATTGAGTTTTAGGAGGAGTCCGGTTTATCTCATCGGCAAGAATAATATTGGAAAATAAAGGTCCCGGAATGAATTTAAACATTCTATGCTCATCCAGAATTTCAGATCCAATAATATCAGAGGGCATTAAATCAGGGGTGAATTGGATACGATTAAAACTTAAACCAAGAACATTTGCAATTGTATTTACAAGTAGGGTTTTGGCTAAACCAGGCACACCTACTAACAAACAATGCCCTTTGCTGAAAATAGAAATCAATACATCATTAACAGTTTCTTCCTGCCCAACTATTACTTTTGAAATTTCACGCTTTAATTCATCGAAACGACCAACAAAAGCATCCACGGCTTCTACATCAGATTTAAATACAGGTGTTTCCATTTATTCTATTCGAGTTTAAAAATCAGGATTATAATGCCTTTAAATATTAAAATATTCTTATTGGGTTTTTTGCTTAAAACTTTCAAAGTTACATGATTTATACTCATCATTTAACTTGAAATAGGTATTTGCAAGTTTTTTATCAATCCAAACCTGGACAACCTGCTGCTTTTTTTCATTCAAAGCGGCTTCCTGTATTTTTTGGTAATCCTCTTTTAAATTTGCTTTGTGAGGCTCCGTACGCTTCTTTAAATACAATAGCCTGTATGCTTGTTTTCCTCCGGGGATTTGCATTAGAACAGGATTTGAAATTTCCCCTATTTTTAATTTATCAATAGTGAAGAACAAGGAAGGCTCGAGTTGATCAGCCTCAAAAGAAGTGGTACCTGTTTGAGGATTGAGTAATAAGCCACCATTGAATTTGGTTTCTTTATCGTCTGAATATAAAGCAGCGGCTTCTGCAAAATCAAGAGTATCTATATTTAATATAAGTGTTCTTATGCTGTCCAGGAAATTTCTAGCAATTCTTAAATCTTCGTTGGAAATCTTAGGAGCAATTAAAATATGCCTGATATTAATCTGTTCCCCTCTTCTCTCAATTAATTCCATAAAATGAAACCCATATTGAGTTTCTATTACAGGAGAAACCGCGCCTTCTTTAAGTTTAAAAGCAACTGCTTCAAATTCAGGAACAAAAGAACCCCTATCTACAAACCCCAGTTCGCCTCCTTTTTTAGATGACCCGGGATCTTCGGAATACAGAACAGCCAGGGTAGAAAATTTTTCACCCTTTATGACTCTTTCACGTATTGCTTGAATTTTTTCCTTTGCCTCAGCCTTGGCCTCTTCACTAATTTTAGGCTGAGCAACAATTTGAGCTACCTCAATCTCTGAACTAACTAGTGGAATACTATCTTTTGGAATACGGTTGAAAAACGCTTTTACTTCCGAAGGAGTAATCGTAGTTTTTGATGTAATAGAACTCTGCACTTGCTGAACAAGCAACTGATCCTTTATTAATTTTCTAAACTCCTCTTTTATTGCCGATAAGGATTTTCCATAATATTCTTCCAGCTTTTTCTCGGATCCAATTTGTTGAATAAAATAACGCAAACGCCTGTCCATTTCCGACTCAACCTGTGAATCACTTATTACAATGCTATCAAGCACTGCCTGATTTAATAATAATTTTTGAAAAAGTATTTCTTCAAGCAATTCACAACGATCAACTTCCGGGCTGCCATTTGGAATCTCCTGAGATTTTACCTGATGCAATTGGTTTTCCAATTCTGATTTCAATACAATATTTCCTCCAACAACGGCTATTACCTGATCAATTACTTTGGGCTGAGCAAAAGTGAGTGCCTGGCATAGTAGCACCAAAACCAAGAAAAGCGAAAAAGCTTTATAATCCTTCAAATATTTCAATATCATTGGCCTGCAGGGCTTTTTCATAAATGTCATTTTTCATTTTATTAATTAACTCTATCTTTCTTTTATTGATAAGAATATTACGGATATTATCCATTTCAAAATTCATTGGTGAAATGCTGTTTTTAATTTTAAATCCTCTAATGTTAACGAAATAATATGAAACAGAGTCTTCTACCTCAACAAATCTGTTGTTTTTTAGAAATTCTTCCTTGTTGTATGTTAAAATAGGTATTTCTTTAAGTAAATCTTCAAAAAGCAACCAATTGTTCTCATCCAGAAAAAAATTCTGTGCAAACTGATAGGCATAATTTTCAAGTGCAATTAAATCAATTTCCTTATTTGATTTATACCACACCTTTACTTTTTCAAGATCAGGAGCACTTTTATCCACCTTTATATAACG
This portion of the Bacteroidota bacterium genome encodes:
- a CDS encoding DUF4197 domain-containing protein produces the protein MKKIMLILFGITCISNGLIAQINLNNALDKSNDLIKSGQVPKLTNDEVVSGLREALTVGINKSTASASVTDGFNKNPKIKIPFPKEVIQVKTTAEKLGMKPQVDKFVLSLNRAAEEASKEAAPIFINAIKSMSVTDGFTILKGADNAATEFLNDKTSAELRAKFKPIVQQAINKVQVTKFWTPLATNYNKVPGAKKVNPNLEEYVTLKAIEGLFVLLAEEELKIRKDPSARISDLLKKVFG
- a CDS encoding phosphatase PAP2 family protein — its product is MKQRFFFSIILLIFSVNAHSQISVDNSPRLSKQYFKSGFSDIKDIALAPLYMDKTQWITFWAIAGTGYFVYTQDLRVQQFSQLQRTPTSNGISQHVLEPLGSGLYSSTLIGLLYLHGTLAKNDRTKRVALISAKTLVISGPIILLSKAAFYRDRPYYSENPDPGNWHGFATGLKGSTNFKDFNYSTAFPSGHTTSAFAIATIVAMEYKDKPIIPIIAYSLATLTGLSRIHDNKHWGSDVFGGAVLGYALARVIYSRNNAEFSISPYKTKNETGFHLVLPIKAGS
- a CDS encoding MoxR family ATPase, with protein sequence METPVFKSDVEAVDAFVGRFDELKREISKVIVGQEETVNDVLISIFSKGHCLLVGVPGLAKTLLVNTIANVLGLSFNRIQFTPDLMPSDIIGSEILDEHRMFKFIPGPLFSNIILADEINRTPPKTQSALLEAMQEKSITTGGKRYELGNPFFVLATQNPIEQEGTYPLPEAQLDRFMFNVWLDYPKYEEELSIVRQTTSQDEVKLNRVMQQEEIIYFQNLIRRIPIADNVLEYAVKLASKTRPGSEYSTEMVNKYLTWGAGPRASQFLVIGAKCHAAINGKYSPDIEDVKAVALPILRHRIVRNYKAEAEGYSIEKIIAELL
- a CDS encoding peptidylprolyl isomerase, which gives rise to MKKPCRPMILKYLKDYKAFSLFLVLVLLCQALTFAQPKVIDQVIAVVGGNIVLKSELENQLHQVKSQEIPNGSPEVDRCELLEEILFQKLLLNQAVLDSIVISDSQVESEMDRRLRYFIQQIGSEKKLEEYYGKSLSAIKEEFRKLIKDQLLVQQVQSSITSKTTITPSEVKAFFNRIPKDSIPLVSSEIEVAQIVAQPKISEEAKAEAKEKIQAIRERVIKGEKFSTLAVLYSEDPGSSKKGGELGFVDRGSFVPEFEAVAFKLKEGAVSPVIETQYGFHFMELIERRGEQINIRHILIAPKISNEDLRIARNFLDSIRTLILNIDTLDFAEAAALYSDDKETKFNGGLLLNPQTGTTSFEADQLEPSLFFTIDKLKIGEISNPVLMQIPGGKQAYRLLYLKKRTEPHKANLKEDYQKIQEAALNEKKQQVVQVWIDKKLANTYFKLNDEYKSCNFESFKQKTQ